A single window of Zea mays cultivar B73 chromosome 10, Zm-B73-REFERENCE-NAM-5.0, whole genome shotgun sequence DNA harbors:
- the LOC103642100 gene encoding protein MAK16 homolog: protein MLAMKMMVTLGRVRRASQRAEGYDNLKGNENRRSEEVMPRKTVKRIEEEVEDQEDSGGSGDDNGDGHDEEGVHEEGGDKEIDDDDDDTLQPLKKPKK from the coding sequence ATGCTGGCGATGAAGATGATGGTGACTCTGGGCAGGGTGAGGAGGGCATCTCAGCGGGCGGAGGGATATGACAACCTAAAGGGCAACGAGAACAGGAGAAGCGAAGAGGTGATGCCAAGGAAAACGGTGAAGAGGATTGAGGAAGAAGTGGAAGACCAGGAAGATAGTGGCGGCAGCGGCGACGACAATGGGGATGGCCATGACGAGGAGGGTGTACATGAGGAAGGTGGCGACAAAGAGATagatgatgatgacgacgacacACTCCAGCCCCTAAAGAAGCCGAAGAAGTGA
- the LOC100281694 gene encoding UBP1-associated protein 2A, with the protein MAPKKRKADPAESADAAEAAAGNHRQEPAPSEPKPRATIYFPITDDPPEPAAEEDEEDGAGEDEDDVEDIGKLLEPLSREQLVALLRTAAETSPATMAAVRRAVESDPASRKLFVHGLGWGASAEDLRSAFSCFGELEDCRVISDKQSGRSKGYGFVLFRSRRSALRALSRPQLQIGGRLAFCHLAASGPAPPASQSQNPSSNPNTNANSNSNTTTNASGSSSSQPDNMPRKIFVGNVHADVDVDRLYNYFAQFGEIEEGPFGFDKNTGKPKGFALFVYKSVESARRALEEPMKNFDGKTLNVQKAIDGRTKGSSGTNTNANSNPTTASVAAAAAAAQMTAPATAAISPYDPSAYGATAVPDMSFAQQAAMLGFGAQQQAFAQPNAMLAMIAAMQNPAALGMTPAMFAAMNPAFAAAALGAGGQQAQTAGLTGFGAQGFGTQAFGAGGAVFPNAAGVQAATAAYQGGGAPPGFQGPPGFQVGQATTQTSTAVAAAGYQAGAAGQGQVPGAQIGGTGFQGGY; encoded by the coding sequence ATGGCGCCGAAGAAGCGCAAGGCCGATCCCGCCGAGTCCGCCGACGCTGCGGAGGCAGCCGCCGGCAACCACCGCCAGGAGCCAGCGCCCTCGGAGCCCAAGCCCCGCGCCACCATCTACTTCCCCATCACCGACGACCCGCCGGAGCCCGCCGCCGAGGAGGACGAGGAGGATGGCGCTGGCGAAGACGAGGACGACGTGGAGGACATCGGCAAGCTGCTCGAGCCACTGTCGCGGGAGCAGCTCGTCGCGCTGCTCCGCACGGCGGCGGAGACGAGCCCCGCTACGATGGCGGCCGTGCGCCGCGCCGTGGAGTCGGACCCCGCCAGCAGGAAGCTCTTTGTCCACGGCCTCGGCTGGGGCGCCAGCGCCGAGGACCTCCGCTCCGCCTTCTCATGCTTCGGCGAGCTCGAGGACTGCCGCGTCATCTCTGACAAGCAGTCCGGCAGATCCAAGGGCTATGGGTTCGTCCTCTTCCGCTCCCGCCGCTCTGCACTCCGCGCCCTCAGCCGCCCCCAGCTCCAAATCGGGGGCCGTCTTGCTTTCTGCCACCTCGCCGCCTCAGGCCCCGCGCCCCCAGCTTCTCAGTCTCAGAACCCTAGCTCCAACCCAAACACCAATGCCAACTCTAACTCCAATACCACCACCAATGCTTCTGGCTCATCATCGTCGCAACCTGACAATATGCCGCGCAAGATATTTGTTGGTAATGTGCATGCTGATGTGGACGTGGACCGCCTATATAACTATTTTGCACAATTCGGTGAGATTGAAGAGGGTCCGTTTGGCTTTGACAAGAACACTGGCAAACCAAAAGGATTCGCATTGTTTGTTTACAAGTCTGTGGAGAGTGCTCGCCGTGCTTTGGAGGAGCCAATGAAGAATTTTGATGGCAAGACGCTCAATGTGCAGAAAGCCATAGATGGGAGGACCAAGGGCTCATCTGGAACGAATACAAATGCTAACTCCAATCCCACTACTGCAtctgtggctgctgctgcagctgctgcgcaGATGACTGCTCCTGCCACTGCCGCCATTAGCCCATATGATCCATCGGCATATGGTGCCACTGCGGTTCCTGACATGAGTTTTGCACAACAAGCCGCTATGCTGGGATTTGGTGCACAGCAACAGGCATTCGCTCAACCCAATGCAATGCTTGCCATGATAGCGGCAATGCAGAACCCAGCTGCACTAGGGATGACACCAGCCATGTTTGCTGCTATGAACCCAGCCTTCGCCGCTGCTGCTTTAGGTGCAGGCGGGCAGCAGGCACAGACAGCTGGTCTTACGGGCTTTGGAGCTCAGGGTTTTGGGACGCAGGCATTTGGAGCTGGAGGTGCAGTTTTCCCAAATGCAGCAGGTGTTCAAGCAGCAACAGCTGCATATCAAGGAGGTGGGGCTCCTCCTGGTTTTCAAGGGCCACCTGGATTTCAGGTTGGCCAAGCAACTACCCAGACAAGCACTGCAGTGGCAGCAGCTGGTTATCAGGCTGGGGCAGCTGGGCAGGGCCAGGTGCCTGGTGCTCAGATTGGAGGCACTGGTTTTCAGGGTGGATATTGA